Within the Thermanaeromonas toyohensis ToBE genome, the region TCCCACATACCTCTAGTATATAATCCTCTTCCCCTAACTTGCCTCTTTTTCCACAGGTATACCCGCCATTTTCATCTTCTCCCGGAATTCTTCCTCATACTCCTCGTAAGTATGCACCTTTACCGGGTAATTCCAGGGATTGATATGCCTTACAGCCCGGCTGTTGTTAGGCAGGTTCCGGGTAGGGGTTAAGAAGATCCCAGCCATATGGACCAGTTTACTAAAGGGGAAATAAGCTGCCAGGGCGCAAACCAGGAAGAAGTGGATGTAAAAAAGTACCCCGATACCCTCTGGAACCCGGGGGTGGAAGGTAACCAACCCCAGGGCCAGTTCTTTAACAGCAGTCACATCCACGCCTAAAAAATAGCGCATGAGAACACCTGAAAGGCCTATCCCTAGGATTAAAAAGAGAGGGGTATAATCCGCAGGCAAGGAAATATAACGGACATGCGGGATAATAAGCCTTCTAAGCAAAAGATAAGTTACCGCAGCAAGGAATAATATATCTGTAATATATACAGCTCGTAAACTGATGCGGAAAAATCCATCTATCCCCTCAAGAAAAGAAACCCACCCGGGCACCGGGTCAGTAAAAAATCTTAAGTGCCGGAAAAGGATAATAAAGAAAGACCAATGGAACAAAAGCCCACCCAGCCATAACCACTTTTCCCAGTGATAGGTAAGCCGCGGTCCTTCCCTGAGTTCTGCCTTAGTATTGCGGAAAAGGGAACGGAAAAGGAAAACTTCGGAAGCCACCCTGGCAGCTGCACCTAAAGCAGTAGAGGGATTATCCAAAAAGCTAGGCTTAATCCAGGGCAGCGATTTTTGCTGGCCACCTGTGGTGGGTATACGGAAGGGTACCGGTGAACTACCCCACTGCAAGATGCGGTACACCATCCCTCCGAGGAAGGTGGCCAGGGCTACATAGGGTACTACAACCCCAAAGAAGAATTTAAGCTTTAACACTTCTACCCCTATAACGGCCACTAGGATGAGAGCCAAAACGATCCCTAGCGAAAAGACAATATCCATTTCCCCTTACCCCTTCAAACAGTTTCTTCTTTAACAGAAATAACTATCTTATAAAGCACAGTAAGTATGAAAAAGCCTGTAGCCCATACACCTAAGGTAATTAAGGCTTCCGGTAAGGTAGGAGCATATTCTCTGACTTTCTCCAACGGATTGGGGATAAAACCAGCTATAACTAAGGCCAACCCCTTCTCAATCCATAGGGAGACAAAGGTGGCCGCGCAGGCCAGAAGAAGCGTACCCTCCTTTTGGCGAGTACCTGGGATCACCAGGAGAACTATAGCCAGAGCAGCCAGCACAGCAAAAATCCACATGAAGGGTACTAACTTCCCATGGCCTTCCAAGCCAGCAAAAAGGTATCTTAAGGTATACATCCCATGGGCCGGTACTTGGCTATAAAAGGCAGTAAATAATTCCAGACCTACAAAAAAGGCCGTAACAATCATGGCATAAGCCACAATAGCGGAAAGCTTTTCGATAGCCTCTTTTCCAGGATCAAAACGGCTAAATTTTTTAAGGATAAAGCAAAGGATAATAAGCAGGGCCGGCCCGGAAGCAAAGGCCGAAGCTAGGAAACGGGCCGCCATCAGGGCCGTAAGCCAGTAATGCCGTCCTGGCAGTCCCGCATACAAGAAGGCGGTTACCGTATGGATGCTGATAGCCCAAGGGATGGAAATATAGGTTAGTACTTTAACCCACTTGGGAGGCGCCACTTCCTTGTATTCTGCCTCTAGCACATTCCAGCCGATGATGAGGTTTAAAAGGAGATAGCCGTTCAACACAATCATATCCCAGAAGAGAATGGAGTTAGGTGTAGGGTAAAGGAGGACATTAAATAAGCGCATGGGTTTACCCAGGTCTACCACTACGAAGAGAAGACACATAAGGATAGCGGATACTGCCAGGAATTCCCCCAAGACAGTGATCCTGCCAAAGGCTTTCACGTTATGAAGATAGTAAGGTAGAACCACCATCACGGCCGAAGCCGCCACTCCCACAAGGAAGGTGAACTGGCCGATATAAAGGCCCCAGGAGACGTCCCGGCTAAGACCAGTAATGGTAAGACCCTG harbors:
- the dsrM gene encoding sulfate reduction electron transfer complex DsrMKJOP subunit DsrM, translating into MDIVFSLGIVLALILVAVIGVEVLKLKFFFGVVVPYVALATFLGGMVYRILQWGSSPVPFRIPTTGGQQKSLPWIKPSFLDNPSTALGAAARVASEVFLFRSLFRNTKAELREGPRLTYHWEKWLWLGGLLFHWSFFIILFRHLRFFTDPVPGWVSFLEGIDGFFRISLRAVYITDILFLAAVTYLLLRRLIIPHVRYISLPADYTPLFLILGIGLSGVLMRYFLGVDVTAVKELALGLVTFHPRVPEGIGVLFYIHFFLVCALAAYFPFSKLVHMAGIFLTPTRNLPNNSRAVRHINPWNYPVKVHTYEEYEEEFREKMKMAGIPVEKEAS
- the dsrP gene encoding sulfate reduction electron transfer complex DsrMKJOP subunit DsrP, coding for MLGKALKGSPRYWSWIIFLLTLMGVGLACYLWQLKQGLTITGLSRDVSWGLYIGQFTFLVGVAASAVMVVLPYYLHNVKAFGRITVLGEFLAVSAILMCLLFVVVDLGKPMRLFNVLLYPTPNSILFWDMIVLNGYLLLNLIIGWNVLEAEYKEVAPPKWVKVLTYISIPWAISIHTVTAFLYAGLPGRHYWLTALMAARFLASAFASGPALLIILCFILKKFSRFDPGKEAIEKLSAIVAYAMIVTAFFVGLELFTAFYSQVPAHGMYTLRYLFAGLEGHGKLVPFMWIFAVLAALAIVLLVIPGTRQKEGTLLLACAATFVSLWIEKGLALVIAGFIPNPLEKVREYAPTLPEALITLGVWATGFFILTVLYKIVISVKEETV